The Vicinamibacterales bacterium genome contains a region encoding:
- a CDS encoding RNA polymerase sigma factor translates to MPTSKEADLALVARCRGGDLGAFEQLYKAHAGRLYSLAYRMVGNATDAEDLLQEIFLSAHRKLESFRGDAALGTWLYRLATNHVLDYVRSRAARMGQLTDALDETALAVGGTTHRLADSAVARIDLERALGELPDGCRAAFVLHDVEGLEHKEVAELLGIAEGTSKSQVHKARMRLRKLLSDTP, encoded by the coding sequence ATGCCGACGTCTAAAGAAGCAGACCTCGCGCTGGTGGCGCGGTGTCGCGGCGGCGATCTGGGAGCGTTCGAGCAGCTCTACAAGGCTCACGCCGGACGGCTCTACAGCCTGGCCTACCGGATGGTCGGCAACGCCACCGACGCCGAGGACCTGCTGCAGGAGATCTTTCTCTCCGCGCACAGGAAACTGGAGAGTTTTCGCGGCGACGCCGCGCTCGGCACGTGGTTGTACCGTCTGGCGACGAACCACGTGCTCGACTACGTGCGCAGCCGGGCGGCGCGCATGGGCCAGCTGACCGACGCGCTGGACGAAACCGCGCTGGCGGTCGGAGGAACCACCCACCGGCTGGCGGACAGCGCGGTGGCGAGGATCGACCTGGAACGGGCGCTGGGCGAGCTGCCCGATGGCTGCCGCGCCGCCTTCGTGCTGCACGATGTCGAAGGCCTCGAGCACAAGGAAGTCGCCGAACTGCTGGGGATTGCCGAAGGGACCTCGAAATCTCAGGTCCACAAGGCGCGAATGCGATTGCGGAAACTACTGTCTGACACGCCATGA
- a CDS encoding MGMT family protein, with protein MAPSARFRTRVLAAVRRIPVGRVATYGDVAGAAGAPRAARAVGNIMKGCTAAGVPCHRVITAGGRLGGYGGHEHLKRALLAAEGLSVHGRRVRDFDRKRFVFRK; from the coding sequence ATCGCCCCGTCGGCCAGGTTTCGTACGCGCGTGCTGGCGGCCGTGCGCCGCATCCCGGTGGGCCGGGTCGCCACTTACGGCGACGTGGCCGGGGCCGCGGGCGCGCCGCGCGCCGCACGCGCCGTCGGCAATATCATGAAGGGCTGCACCGCGGCGGGTGTGCCCTGCCACCGGGTGATCACCGCCGGCGGACGGCTCGGCGGCTACGGCGGTCACGAGCACCTGAAACGGGCGCTCCTCGCCGCCGAAGGGCTGTCGGTGCACGGCCGCCGCGTCCGCGATTTCGATCGAAAACGCTTCGTTTTTCGTAAGTAG
- a CDS encoding zf-HC2 domain-containing protein, with translation MTCERHIERIQELVDGALGPIRRAELEQHLGQCEACQALRTDLERIRDAAAALPPLAPPDGAWLQIAGRLRREQRESPEPARLVAIADAPCGLRWSYGWLAIAAALVLAAGASILMLVRSAPAPTRAGSQAAAAVSAPAAAGSGSPSVEAAQTAVDAAQQQFEKAIADLEKVARANGGAIDPGTSAVIDKNLGIIDRAIAENRAAVKAEPASVAARETLFEALRQKVSLLQDTIALINEMRQGNNAAAAQLVNKS, from the coding sequence ATGACCTGCGAGCGTCACATCGAACGGATTCAGGAGCTGGTGGACGGCGCGCTCGGACCGATCCGCCGCGCCGAGCTCGAGCAGCATCTCGGGCAGTGCGAGGCATGCCAGGCGCTACGGACCGATCTCGAACGGATTCGCGACGCCGCCGCGGCGCTGCCGCCGCTCGCGCCGCCGGATGGCGCGTGGCTGCAGATCGCCGGTCGGCTCCGCCGCGAGCAGCGCGAGTCGCCCGAACCGGCGCGGCTGGTCGCGATCGCCGACGCGCCGTGCGGCCTGCGCTGGTCGTACGGCTGGCTGGCGATTGCCGCGGCGCTGGTGCTCGCGGCCGGCGCGTCGATCCTCATGCTGGTTCGATCGGCGCCGGCCCCGACCCGCGCCGGCAGCCAGGCGGCGGCCGCCGTCTCGGCGCCTGCCGCCGCGGGGTCCGGCTCGCCGTCCGTGGAAGCCGCGCAGACCGCGGTCGACGCCGCGCAGCAGCAGTTCGAGAAAGCGATCGCGGATCTCGAGAAGGTCGCGCGAGCCAACGGCGGCGCGATCGATCCCGGCACGTCGGCGGTCATCGACAAGAACCTCGGAATCATCGACCGCGCAATCGCCGAGAACCGCGCCGCGGTCAAGGCGGAGCCGGCAAGCGTCGCGGCCCGCGAAACGCTCTTCGAGGCGCTGCGGCAGAAAGTCTCGCTCCTGCAGGACACGATCGCGCTCATCAACGAAATGCGCCAGGGCAACAATGCCGCCGCAGCCCAGCTCGTCAACAAATCATGA